In the genome of Fervidobacterium gondwanense DSM 13020, one region contains:
- a CDS encoding phosphate signaling complex PhoU family protein, which yields MKWLMREELEELKKLVMKQGWYVEDLLHNCSEAFKERDANLAREIEQNYWDVYKNYLDILEFSQLIYGMFSPDRRDLRFISGSVVISKILLDVADRIRDISDDIVKLTKEPDINQSIALPDMFKFAQRMLRKSLRIYVDQNLEGAPAVCSQDALMDESHERFSDDVIKLIQDNPRIIRRGLTLMDISRALEEISDYSVQIIETTHYIMTAKYYTCYRDELREFSIDMFKKF from the coding sequence ATGAAGTGGTTAATGAGAGAGGAGCTTGAAGAACTTAAAAAATTAGTTATGAAACAGGGATGGTATGTAGAAGACCTGCTCCATAACTGCTCTGAAGCGTTTAAGGAACGTGATGCGAATTTAGCACGCGAGATTGAACAAAATTACTGGGATGTCTACAAGAATTACTTAGACATTTTGGAGTTTTCACAGTTGATTTATGGGATGTTTTCGCCGGATAGGCGAGATCTCAGGTTTATCTCAGGATCAGTGGTTATTTCTAAAATACTTCTTGACGTCGCCGATAGAATAAGGGATATATCTGATGATATCGTTAAACTAACGAAAGAACCTGACATAAATCAGAGCATCGCGCTTCCGGACATGTTCAAATTTGCTCAGCGCATGCTGCGCAAATCATTACGAATATACGTAGACCAAAATCTCGAAGGAGCACCCGCTGTATGTTCGCAAGATGCACTTATGGATGAATCGCACGAGAGATTCAGCGATGATGTTATAAAACTAATTCAGGACAACCCGAGGATAATTCGCAGAGGTTTAACACTGATGGACATTTCAAGAGCATTAGAAGAGATTTCTGATTACTCAGTACAGATAATTGAGACAACCCATTATATCATGACTGCTAAGTATTATACGTGCTATAGAGATGAACTCAGGGAATTTTCAATCGATATGTTTAAGAAATTCTGA
- a CDS encoding YggS family pyridoxal phosphate-dependent enzyme yields the protein MNLEEQIRQNYSNIIENIKISAQKVGRSSEDIRIVAVTKTHPVDAIRAAIQAGLSVFGENYAQELREKAELLKGENIEWHFIGRIQTNKLKYIVPVATLIHSVYRIEEVREIDKIAKKLLKIQDILIEVNVSGEGTKGGLKPEEVFDFLNNIRHYENIRVKGLMTMAPYVDPEETRPYFKKLRELRNELLKEFSDISELSMGMTNDYWIAVEEGATILRIGTAIFGERKYKGE from the coding sequence GTGAACCTTGAAGAGCAGATACGCCAAAATTATTCAAACATAATCGAGAATATAAAAATAAGCGCACAAAAAGTTGGCAGAAGTTCTGAAGATATTCGAATCGTTGCCGTTACAAAAACACATCCAGTTGATGCTATCAGAGCAGCGATACAGGCCGGATTAAGTGTCTTTGGAGAGAATTATGCACAGGAACTGCGTGAGAAGGCCGAACTGTTAAAAGGCGAGAATATTGAGTGGCATTTTATTGGTCGAATACAAACTAACAAGTTAAAATACATCGTTCCAGTAGCTACGTTAATTCACTCAGTTTATAGAATTGAGGAAGTTAGAGAAATAGACAAAATCGCAAAGAAATTGTTGAAAATACAAGATATTTTGATTGAAGTAAATGTCTCGGGAGAAGGAACTAAAGGTGGCCTGAAACCTGAGGAAGTTTTTGATTTCTTGAACAACATCCGCCACTATGAAAATATTCGCGTTAAGGGTTTGATGACAATGGCACCATACGTGGATCCAGAAGAGACGAGACCATATTTTAAAAAATTGAGGGAACTGAGGAATGAATTGCTAAAGGAATTTTCAGATATAAGTGAGCTTTCGATGGGGATGACAAATGATTATTGGATTGCAGTTGAAGAGGGGGCTACTATTCTTAGAATTGGAACTGCGATATTCGGAGAGAGAAAATACAAGGGGGAGTGA
- a CDS encoding MarR family winged helix-turn-helix transcriptional regulator — MDEIFERDTVLMNLNTIQRLVYKYVHERTLRGFNVHPGQIPILFLLKRNPGLSQKEIAKIIGVEPGTIAIMLRRMEKAGFVYRVQDEKDRRISRVYPTEKANALIQRLRNILFDVEKLVLTDFTESDKNILRTLLNRMKSNLLSRVQDKPCSSYKGE; from the coding sequence TTGGATGAGATTTTTGAAAGAGATACCGTGCTAATGAACCTAAACACTATCCAGAGACTTGTCTACAAATATGTACATGAGAGAACTCTAAGGGGATTTAATGTTCACCCCGGTCAGATTCCAATACTCTTCTTGCTCAAACGAAACCCTGGCCTGAGTCAAAAAGAGATAGCTAAAATTATAGGAGTTGAACCTGGCACCATTGCAATTATGTTGAGAAGAATGGAGAAAGCAGGTTTTGTCTACCGTGTTCAAGACGAAAAGGATAGAAGAATCTCACGTGTTTATCCAACTGAGAAAGCAAACGCTCTAATTCAGAGACTTAGGAATATTTTGTTCGACGTTGAAAAATTGGTTCTAACAGATTTCACGGAAAGTGACAAGAATATATTAAGAACGCTCTTGAACAGGATGAAATCTAACCTCCTTAGCAGAGTACAAGATAAACCATGCAGTTCATATAAGGGAGAGTGA
- a CDS encoding YggT family protein, protein MFILGNFFYAVGVVLRVAINFEVTVIIIAAILSWIPQIYQFRIYHILRGLADLVEKQIRKIVPPIGYIDITPLIAILLLIFLDRFLAQSLIDLGWRLR, encoded by the coding sequence ATGTTTATACTCGGTAATTTTTTCTATGCAGTTGGTGTAGTACTTCGTGTTGCAATAAATTTTGAAGTCACTGTTATTATCATCGCAGCGATATTGAGTTGGATACCGCAGATTTATCAGTTTCGCATTTACCATATTTTAAGAGGTTTAGCTGATTTGGTTGAAAAACAAATAAGAAAGATCGTACCACCAATTGGATATATAGATATAACTCCTTTAATTGCGATTTTGTTGCTCATATTTTTGGATAGATTTTTAGCTCAGTCACTTATCGATCTTGGGTGGAGATTAAGGTGA
- a CDS encoding ABC transporter ATP-binding protein, whose translation MISKFVLKYWYLILITVLLVAVQAVISLYLPDLMSDIVDKGIVKGDTGYIWHVGGKMLFVSFIGVLSSIIASYTSSVVSMGLGKDLRNSVFEKVSAFSMEEMSKFSTSSLITRTTNDVMQVQQATTMILRMVVMAPIMAVGGIIMAVNKDAKLTGILAFSLPVMLGGLGLLAAIIAPLFKSMQKKIDKLNLIVRERVTGIRVIRAFNKEEYEKERFKKANLDLTNTSLWINRIGSILFPYMMIVMNFTTIGIIWFGAKQIDAGTLQVGQMMAVMQYVMQIMFSFIMISVIFIFLPRASVSAKRISEVLKVQPKIISPISSELSQKSTLIKKNNSNDSLVRVVEFENVTFRYPGAKEPVLNNISFKAYPGQVTAIIGATGSGKTTLLNLIPRFYDATSGSVKLDGVDVKEIPFEVLRRNIGYATQKPVIFTGTILENIRFGRDWIDDTMVERAADIAQVLEFASKYPEGLNYHIEQAGLNLSGGQKQRISLARAIAGNPKIYLFDDTFSALDFKTDAKIRLRLFKETKDATVIIVAQRVATIMNADQIIVLKDGEIVGIGNHDELMRDNETYREIVYSQLSTEETR comes from the coding sequence ATGATATCGAAGTTTGTGCTTAAGTATTGGTACCTTATTTTAATAACCGTTCTTTTAGTTGCTGTACAAGCAGTAATATCGCTGTATCTGCCCGATCTAATGTCGGATATTGTTGACAAAGGTATTGTAAAGGGGGATACCGGATACATTTGGCACGTTGGTGGAAAAATGTTGTTTGTCTCTTTCATAGGGGTTCTAAGTTCAATTATCGCAAGTTATACTTCCTCTGTGGTCAGTATGGGCCTTGGTAAAGATTTGAGAAACTCAGTCTTTGAAAAAGTTTCAGCGTTCTCAATGGAAGAAATGTCAAAATTCAGCACATCCTCACTTATTACACGGACAACGAATGATGTGATGCAAGTGCAACAGGCTACAACAATGATACTCAGAATGGTGGTCATGGCACCGATAATGGCCGTTGGTGGTATCATAATGGCTGTAAACAAGGACGCAAAACTAACTGGTATTTTAGCCTTTTCGCTTCCAGTAATGCTTGGAGGTCTCGGTCTACTTGCTGCGATTATAGCACCCCTATTTAAAAGTATGCAAAAAAAGATTGACAAGCTGAATCTCATTGTTCGCGAACGTGTCACAGGCATTAGGGTTATCAGAGCATTCAACAAAGAAGAATACGAAAAGGAAAGATTTAAAAAAGCTAATCTCGACCTTACAAATACAAGTTTATGGATAAATAGAATTGGTTCAATACTTTTTCCTTATATGATGATTGTGATGAACTTTACAACTATCGGAATAATCTGGTTTGGTGCAAAACAAATAGATGCCGGCACTCTCCAAGTCGGACAGATGATGGCTGTTATGCAGTATGTTATGCAGATAATGTTTTCATTTATAATGATATCTGTAATTTTCATATTTCTTCCAAGAGCTTCTGTGTCGGCTAAGAGGATTTCAGAGGTTCTCAAAGTACAGCCTAAGATAATCTCTCCAATTTCTTCGGAGCTTTCTCAGAAAAGTACCTTAATTAAGAAGAATAATTCTAACGATTCGTTGGTGCGCGTTGTTGAATTCGAAAATGTTACATTTAGATATCCGGGAGCGAAGGAACCTGTTTTAAATAACATATCTTTTAAAGCATATCCAGGACAAGTAACCGCGATCATAGGCGCGACAGGTTCAGGAAAGACAACCCTTCTAAATCTCATACCCAGATTTTACGACGCAACTTCCGGGAGCGTCAAGCTTGATGGCGTTGATGTTAAAGAAATACCTTTTGAAGTGCTGAGAAGGAATATCGGATACGCTACTCAAAAGCCTGTTATATTCACAGGAACAATCCTTGAGAATATTCGGTTCGGAAGAGACTGGATAGATGACACTATGGTTGAAAGAGCAGCAGATATTGCTCAAGTTTTAGAATTCGCTTCAAAATATCCGGAAGGTTTAAATTACCATATCGAGCAAGCCGGTTTGAACTTATCTGGAGGTCAGAAACAGAGAATTTCTTTGGCGAGAGCGATAGCTGGAAATCCAAAAATCTACCTTTTCGACGATACATTTAGTGCTTTGGATTTCAAGACTGATGCAAAAATACGGCTCAGGCTTTTCAAAGAGACAAAAGATGCAACAGTAATTATCGTAGCACAGCGAGTTGCTACAATTATGAACGCTGACCAAATTATAGTTCTGAAAGATGGAGAGATAGTTGGTATTGGCAATCATGATGAATTGATGAGAGATAACGAAACATATAGAGAGATAGTATATTCTCAGCTGTCAACCGAGGAGACGAGGTGA
- a CDS encoding NAD(+) kinase yields the protein MKIGIFYRTDYFKAAEVVYSALKDEFEISFFKDSSENFQPESNVSVVLSVGGDGTVLRTLKKVQCPVLGIKAGRLGFFSGYLLNEIDKLVKDLKSWNFIEDKRWVLRIESEGLNYFAINDAVLLKNVEQKIVDFLVEMKDGTFYYHADGLVVSTPTGSSAYALALGGPIMLPNVEAFEITPIAPQFLATRSLVIPSSEKIRISANEPVNLVLDGDILFRTNEIFVKKCTRNIVLLRPKTYDFSTSIKEKIGYGKLILGNGNQV from the coding sequence GTGAAGATAGGCATCTTTTACCGAACCGACTATTTTAAAGCTGCTGAAGTCGTCTATAGTGCACTTAAAGATGAATTTGAAATATCGTTCTTCAAAGATTCTTCCGAGAATTTTCAGCCTGAAAGCAACGTTAGTGTCGTTCTGTCGGTTGGAGGAGACGGTACGGTACTAAGGACATTGAAGAAAGTTCAATGCCCAGTCTTAGGAATAAAGGCTGGTAGACTGGGATTCTTTTCTGGGTATTTACTAAATGAAATCGATAAGCTTGTTAAGGATTTGAAAAGTTGGAACTTTATCGAAGACAAGCGCTGGGTTTTAAGAATAGAATCTGAAGGTTTGAACTATTTTGCAATTAACGATGCCGTACTCCTAAAAAATGTTGAGCAAAAAATTGTAGATTTCCTTGTGGAAATGAAAGATGGGACATTTTACTATCATGCCGATGGCCTTGTCGTCAGCACTCCAACAGGTTCTTCTGCTTATGCTTTAGCCCTTGGTGGACCTATAATGCTTCCAAATGTCGAGGCTTTCGAAATCACGCCGATTGCTCCCCAGTTTTTGGCGACAAGAAGTTTAGTTATCCCAAGTAGCGAGAAAATACGCATTTCCGCCAACGAACCTGTCAATTTAGTTCTTGATGGAGACATTCTTTTTAGAACAAATGAGATATTCGTGAAGAAATGCACAAGAAACATAGTGCTGTTGCGCCCTAAAACTTACGATTTTTCAACATCTATTAAGGAAAAAATTGGATATGGAAAGCTCATTCTCGGGAATGGGAATCAGGTTTAA
- a CDS encoding ABC transporter ATP-binding protein: MSEKNMQNNKPQNTRMRPGGPGGPGGPAFARGGEKPKDFKKAMSKLMKYLKPHTIGLIIVFVLTIAATVLTIRAPKILGQATTEIFRVVMIRNTPLSAFLKTKMDFEKIFNILMTVGILYSISALLNFFQGYLMAGITQKIVRKMREDVNEKLQRLPLKFYDGRAHGDIISRVTNDVDLISNTLQQSLTQFISGIVTIAGITYMMLTINVSLTLLTLITLPLSAIVTILVAKHSQKFFAQQQKLLGTLTGQVEEVYSGFIAVKVYGREEEEFEKFKKTNEQLYSASKKAQFISGIIMPVMNFIGNLGYIIVAVGGGILVTKKSITVGDVQAFIQYSRQFNQPIVQIANIVNMIQSTLAASERIFEILEEEEEVQDKENAIELESIKGEVQFESVRFSYLPEKPLIENLNIEVKSGQTIAIVGPTGAGKTTLVNLLMRFYEIQGGSIKVDGIDIRDIKKYNLRKHFGMVLQDTWLFNGTIKENITYGKEQATEEEIINAAKMAHAHHFILALPDGYDTVIGEDTANISQGEKQLITIARAFLANPDILILDEATSNVDTLTEIYIQRAMRDLMKGRTSFVIAHRLSTIKNADMILVMNEGKIIETGTHEELLHKGGFYAEMYRSQFLGAMVESA, from the coding sequence ATGAGTGAAAAGAATATGCAGAATAACAAACCACAGAACACACGTATGAGGCCTGGAGGTCCGGGTGGACCGGGTGGTCCTGCTTTTGCAAGAGGCGGTGAAAAGCCAAAGGACTTCAAGAAAGCAATGTCAAAACTTATGAAATACTTGAAACCACATACGATTGGGCTAATAATAGTCTTTGTATTGACTATCGCAGCAACCGTATTGACAATTAGAGCCCCCAAGATTCTCGGACAAGCAACGACGGAAATATTTAGGGTAGTTATGATTAGAAATACTCCGCTTTCGGCATTTCTAAAAACCAAAATGGATTTTGAAAAGATTTTCAATATATTAATGACTGTCGGAATACTATATTCGATATCAGCACTCCTCAATTTCTTCCAGGGATACCTGATGGCAGGAATAACACAAAAGATTGTTAGGAAGATGCGCGAGGATGTAAATGAAAAGCTTCAAAGACTACCTTTGAAATTCTACGATGGAAGAGCACATGGAGATATCATAAGCCGTGTTACAAACGATGTAGATTTGATAAGTAACACGCTTCAACAAAGTCTAACACAGTTCATTTCTGGAATTGTTACAATAGCTGGTATAACATACATGATGCTGACGATAAATGTGTCTCTAACCTTGCTTACTCTCATAACACTTCCTTTGAGCGCTATTGTAACGATACTTGTGGCTAAACACTCTCAGAAATTCTTTGCACAACAACAAAAACTCTTGGGTACGTTAACAGGACAAGTCGAAGAGGTCTACAGCGGATTTATCGCTGTTAAGGTATATGGGCGTGAGGAGGAAGAATTCGAGAAGTTCAAGAAGACCAATGAGCAATTGTATAGCGCCAGTAAGAAGGCGCAGTTCATAAGCGGAATTATCATGCCGGTAATGAACTTTATAGGCAACTTAGGATATATAATCGTTGCTGTTGGCGGTGGTATCCTTGTCACAAAGAAATCCATAACGGTTGGCGATGTACAAGCGTTCATACAGTACTCGAGACAATTCAATCAACCAATTGTACAGATAGCGAACATAGTTAACATGATCCAATCTACATTAGCCGCTTCGGAAAGGATATTCGAAATTCTTGAAGAGGAAGAAGAGGTTCAGGACAAGGAAAATGCCATAGAGTTGGAAAGTATAAAAGGCGAAGTTCAGTTCGAATCTGTTCGTTTCAGTTATCTTCCTGAAAAACCATTAATCGAAAACTTAAACATCGAAGTTAAAAGTGGGCAAACGATAGCAATAGTGGGACCAACTGGGGCAGGAAAGACAACGCTTGTTAACTTATTGATGAGATTTTATGAAATTCAAGGTGGTAGTATCAAAGTAGATGGAATTGATATACGAGATATAAAGAAGTATAACCTAAGAAAGCACTTTGGAATGGTTTTGCAAGATACATGGTTATTTAATGGCACAATAAAAGAGAACATAACTTATGGTAAGGAACAAGCAACAGAAGAAGAGATCATAAATGCTGCAAAGATGGCACATGCTCACCACTTTATACTCGCGCTTCCAGATGGATACGATACGGTTATTGGTGAGGATACAGCCAACATCTCCCAAGGAGAGAAGCAGCTAATCACAATAGCAAGAGCTTTCTTAGCAAATCCTGACATACTCATTTTAGACGAAGCAACCAGCAATGTAGATACTTTAACTGAAATTTACATCCAACGTGCTATGAGGGATTTGATGAAAGGTCGAACTTCGTTTGTAATAGCTCACAGACTCTCAACTATAAAGAATGCAGACATGATACTTGTTATGAACGAAGGAAAGATAATTGAAACTGGAACGCACGAAGAACTTTTACACAAGGGTGGATTTTATGCAGAAATGTACAGAAGTCAATTCCTCGGTGCAATGGTGGAAAGTGCCTGA
- the ruvB gene encoding Holliday junction branch migration DNA helicase RuvB, with amino-acid sequence MFSPERTVYDTYSLRPKYLSEYIGQENIKERLKLAISASKIRGEQLDHVLLAGPPGLGKTTLANVIANELGANIHITSGPILEKQGDLAAILTNLESGDVLFIDEIHRMNRSVEEILYSAMEDYQIDIMIGKGPAARSIRVELQPFTLIGATTRSGLLTSPLRNRFGMIFEMSFYTENELKLIITRAAGLMGVTIDDESAFLIAKRSRGTPRIALRLLKRVRDLSTVRNMTHINSQIVGEVMELLKIDEYGLDEMDRKILRLIIDVYKGGPVGLKSLAASLGVTEDTIAEVYEPFLVQSGFVARTARGRIATEKAYKYFGINNYGGLFSEP; translated from the coding sequence ATATTTTCACCCGAGAGAACAGTATACGATACTTACTCACTCAGGCCGAAGTATCTCTCCGAATATATAGGGCAGGAAAACATCAAGGAACGCTTAAAACTCGCTATTTCTGCTTCAAAAATACGAGGGGAACAGTTGGACCACGTTTTATTGGCTGGTCCTCCTGGTTTAGGAAAAACAACGCTTGCGAATGTAATTGCCAACGAGCTTGGAGCAAATATCCACATAACGAGTGGGCCAATTCTTGAAAAGCAAGGGGATTTGGCTGCTATTCTAACAAATTTGGAAAGCGGAGATGTGCTGTTTATAGATGAAATCCACAGGATGAATAGAAGTGTGGAAGAAATACTCTACTCGGCTATGGAAGATTATCAGATTGACATAATGATCGGAAAAGGACCTGCGGCGAGATCTATAAGGGTGGAGTTACAGCCTTTTACTTTGATCGGTGCTACCACCCGGAGCGGACTTTTGACATCTCCTCTTCGAAATAGGTTTGGAATGATATTCGAGATGAGCTTCTACACGGAAAACGAGCTGAAGCTCATAATTACCCGCGCAGCGGGACTTATGGGAGTAACTATCGACGATGAGTCAGCTTTTTTAATAGCTAAGCGGTCCAGAGGAACTCCAAGAATTGCTTTAAGACTGTTAAAAAGAGTTAGAGATTTAAGCACAGTTAGAAATATGACACATATCAATTCACAGATCGTAGGCGAGGTTATGGAACTTTTGAAAATCGATGAATATGGTCTTGATGAGATGGATAGGAAAATTTTGCGGTTGATTATCGATGTTTACAAGGGTGGACCTGTTGGTTTGAAGTCTCTTGCCGCCTCTTTGGGTGTGACCGAAGACACGATAGCGGAAGTCTATGAACCTTTCCTCGTTCAAAGTGGATTTGTTGCAAGGACTGCAAGGGGCAGGATTGCAACAGAAAAAGCCTATAAATACTTTGGAATAAACAATTATGGAGGGTTGTTCAGTGAACCTTGA